Sequence from the Glycine soja cultivar W05 unplaced genomic scaffold, ASM419377v2 tig00010037_1_pilon, whole genome shotgun sequence genome:
AAGTGGAGGAACCAATGCTTTTTACATAACTTCGGTCTAccagataaaatgaaattatatatgacCATACCGTGCAAGAAGAATAGTTCGAAACTGTGTGGATCGGAGTTCTTACTTTATGTCCACCAAAAGTTGGCGATCTGTTCTGTTATTTCTGTGATATTTGGGGCAATACCATGGTACGTAGTAATAATTCCATGGCAATACCATAGTAGTAACAACTCCATGGCTGCTTGTTTAGGAAAATGAAAGAGTTGATGAACCTTTGGACAACGATAATGATTTTGCAGTGATGATAGAGTGGGAGGGAGTAATAATTCAACCGAAGATATATAATTACATTGTGGTGCTTAAAGAGGGAACTAAAAGAAGCACATGTTATAGAAGAATGTGGCAACAAGTGGCGAAAACTGTTTCAGGACAAAAAAGTGTTGTGCATTTCTTGTTCAGGTCATGGACAAATATTGAAATACAATAGGTCAGTTTAGTAATTAACAACCTTATCAAGGTTGCCCTGTATCTCCAACAGAATTACGGCAATTAATGCCTAATCTTTATAAGCCGATAGTCTGATCATGCTGATACATATCAATAACTTAAATTTGACAATGATACTGTGTGTTATCTGTTAAACCATATCAAGATTTGGCAAAGGCAAAAAGTGATTAAACAATACGTGTCCTGTGCTGCATTAATTCTCATTAAGGAAACAGGTTTCAACTTCAGTAGAAAATAGAAATCCctaacaataaaagaaaatgcctCTTCTGTACAAATTTGCCTCATCTAATCTATCCGTGTATCCATTAGCATGATTTACAGGTCATTCAAGTGAGAGGTGACGGTTAGGAACTCATCCTCCTTGCATGGTATTGTGAGACCGCCCATTGGATGGTCATACCCGAATTCTTCCTCAGCTTGATTCAACAAATCTTGAAAGGATGGTTGGTTCAAGTATGATACGGGGATAAGAAACCGCCTCATTTTGTCTCCAACATAGACTACAAGGTAGCCCTTTGGCACCTCCACAGATTTGGAAGATGCTTGGTTTGCAGCAATTGATGTCTTCCTGATGCCAGGTAAGCGAAAACCCATTGTTGTTGTATGAGTTGAGACTTGGGAAGAGAATATTGTGAATAAGA
This genomic interval carries:
- the LOC114404230 gene encoding auxin-induced protein X10A, whose protein sequence is MGFRLPGIRKTSIAANQASSKSVEVPKGYLVVYVGDKMRRFLIPVSYLNQPSFQDLLNQAEEEFGYDHPMGGLTIPCKEDEFLTVTSHLNDL